From Anopheles darlingi chromosome 2, idAnoDarlMG_H_01, whole genome shotgun sequence, the proteins below share one genomic window:
- the LOC125950197 gene encoding fibrinogen-like protein 1 — MYRSVWLFVVSFFATAMLVNSNPNVEQPSPSALVDVSGFSLEMLLTNHDILHHMVRELREDALEQRQLIVENQVQLKRSLELLAALQQEANDRHARDSDELSKFYAESRKAIADNRIKQEQSVDLLAKIQLDMQRQREEIVKNRAECSEWNSEWQKAIANNQVQQERNTGLLHNLPSKLTELKLELSRQREEANRYQLTTEKHMEQLNGDHKQIRKALVNIQLDSYGSCKEVPTKVSGKYKIRMNENIAPSEAYCYQAILEGGWMDIQFRSSGALDFNRNWTDYRSGFGTVNGEQWIGLEKIYQFTKEHKCELYVGMKDFNETYKYARYDAFAIGSEAEGYYLKTLGTHSGTAGDSLRYSEGSKFSTPDRDNDANNNNCAQTWKGGWWFKSCHQAFLNGLHRNTSVQKEGKIEWYGFSNEWRGLSFSRMLIRPLD; from the coding sequence ATGTATCGATCGGTGTGGTTGTTTGTGGTGTCATTCTTTGCAACTGCAATGTTAGTGAACAGTAATCCGAACGTGGAGCAGCCGAGCCCATCGGCGTTAGTAGATGTATCGGGATTTTCTTTAGAGATGCTTTTGACCAATCATGACATTCTACATCATATGGTGCGGGAGTTGCGAGAAGATGCCCTAGAGCAACGGCAACTCATCGTTGAAAATCAAGTACAACTAAAGCGTAGTCTTGAGCTGTTAGCTGCGCTGCAGCAAGAAGCAAATGATCGACATGCGAGAGATAGTGATGAATTGTCGAAGTTCTACGCAGAATCTCGAAAAGCAATCGCGGACAACCGGATCAAACAGGAGCAGAGTGTGGACCTATTGGCCAAAATACAACTGGACATGCAGAGGCAGCGGGAAGAGATAGTGAAAAATCGAGCCGAGTGTTCGGAATGGAACTCAGAGTGGCAAAAGGCAATCGCAAACAACCAGGTCCAACAGGAGCGTAATACCGGTTTGTTGCACAACTTGCCATCAAAACTAACAGAGTTGAAATTGGAATTGTCCAGGCAACGCGAGGAAGCCAACCGATATCAACTAACGACCGAAAAACATATGGAGCAATTAAACGGCGATCATAAACAGATACGTAAAGCATTGGTGAATATTCAGCTCGACTCATATGGGTCATGCAAAGAAGTGCCTACGAAAGTGAGCGGGAAGTATAAAATTCGAATGAACGAAAATATTGCTCCTTCTGAAGCATATTGTTACCAAGCAATCCTGGAGGGTGGCTGGATGGATATTCAATTCCGTTCCAGTGGAGCACTGGACTTCAATCGTAATTGGACGGACTATCGGTCGGGATTTGGAACAGTCAACGGAGAGCAATGGATTGGACTTGAAAAGATTTATCAATTTACGAAGGAGCACAAGTGCGAACTCTACGTCGGGATGAAGGATTTCAACGAAACCTATAAGTACGCCCGTTACGACGCCTTTGCTATTGGTAGCGAAGCAGAGGGATATTATCTTAAAACTCTGGGAACACACAGCGGCACGGCAGGAGATTCATTAAGATATAGTGAAGGATCGAAATTCTCAACCCCCGATAGGGATAATGAtgctaataataataattgtgCACAAACTTGGAAAGGAGGCTGGTGGTTCAAGAGTTGCCATCAGGCTTTTCTGAACGGACTTCATCGAAATACAAGTGTGCAAAAGGAGGGAAAAATTGAATGGTACGGTTTCAGCAATGAATGGCGTGGGTTAAGCTTTTCTCGAATGTTGATACGTCCATTAGATTAA